A segment of the Bordetella flabilis genome:
CCGACCTGGCGCGTTTTCCCTTCACGGTCAAGCAGGACCTGCGCGACAACTATCCTTTCGGCATGTTCGCCGTGCCACGCGATCAGGTGGCGCGCGTGCATGCCTCCAGCGGAACGACGGGCAAGCCGACCGTGGTGGGCTATACCCGCGAGGACCTGGGCAACTGGGCCGGCCTGGTGGCGCGCTCGATCCGCGCCTCGGGTGGCAAGCCGGGCGACATCGTGCACATTGCGTATGGTTATGGCCTGTTCACCGGCGGGCTGGGGGCGCACTACGGCGCCGAGCGCCTGGGGTGCACCGTCATTCCCATGTCCGGCGGGCAGACCGAAAAGCAGGTGCAGCTTATCCAGGACTTCCAGCCGGACATCATCATGGTCACGCCGTCCTACTTCTGCAACATCCTTGAGGAGATGGAACGCCAGGGCCTGGACCCGCGCGCGTCCTCCCTGCGTGTCGGCATCTTCGGCGCCGAACCCTGGACCGGACGCCTGCGCGAAGAACTGGAGGCACGGGGCGGCATCGACGCGGTGGACATCTATGGGCTATCCGAAGTGATGGGCCCGGGCGTGGCCAACGAATGCGTCGAAACCAAGGATGGGCCGGTGATCTGGGAAGACCATTTCTATCCCGAGATCATCGACCCCGACACCGGGCAGCCGGTGCCCGAGGGGCAGGCGGGCGAGCTTGTGTTCACTTCCCTGACCAAGCAGGCCATGCCGGTCATCCGCTATCGCACGCGCGACCTGACCTGCCTGCTTCCCCCGACCGCGCGCAGCATGCGCCGCATGGGCAAGATCACCGGCCGCAGTGACGATATGCTGATCGTGCGCGGGGTCAACCTGTTTCCGACCCAGGTGGAGGAACTTGTCCTCAAGACAGGCCGGCTGGCGCCGCACTATCAGCTTGTCTTGACCCGCAGCGGCGCGCTGGACGAGCTGGAAATACTGGCCGAACCGCGACCGGAGCTCGACGGGATGCCGGAGGGCGAACGTGCGGCGCTGGGCGCGCAACTGGCCCATGCCATCAAGGCGCACATCGGCGTGAATGCGTCGGTCCGCGTGCTGGAATGCGGGGCAGTGGAACGTACCTTGACGGGGAAGGCCCGCCGTGTCGTCGACAGGCGGCCGAAGTAGGGCGCATGTCCGTTGCAGGGACACCGCCGGGGCGCCCCGCAAGCCCACGCTACGGATCTGCGCGAGACCCCCGAGGCACCGGCCGGCCGGTGCGGCATGGTTGGTCGCGGTTCCAGGATGGCGGCTTTAGCGGGGCACGGGTGAGCCGGCGATCCGCCCGCGCCGCGCGATGCGCTGATACCAGGCGTGCAGCAATAGTGCGGAAATGCTCAGGCCGACGACGGCCATGAGCCACATGGTGCCCGCCCCCACTGGCGACCCAGGCAGCAGCCATTCGCGCAGCCCGTCCAACCGCCCGGCCTGCGGGCCGAATCCAAGCCACCAGCCGCCGCCCAGGCCGATGACGCCCAGGGCGAGCACCTGCATGAGCAGCGGCACGACGGCGACTTTGTAGGCGCGCAGCAGGTAGGAGTTGATGCACTGCATCGCGTCGCACAGGTGGAA
Coding sequences within it:
- the paaK gene encoding phenylacetate--CoA ligase PaaK, with the protein product MMATLSKPGLDPIEHASRDEIEALQLQRLKWTLAHAYGNVPHYRRAFDAAGVHPDDLKQLSDLARFPFTVKQDLRDNYPFGMFAVPRDQVARVHASSGTTGKPTVVGYTREDLGNWAGLVARSIRASGGKPGDIVHIAYGYGLFTGGLGAHYGAERLGCTVIPMSGGQTEKQVQLIQDFQPDIIMVTPSYFCNILEEMERQGLDPRASSLRVGIFGAEPWTGRLREELEARGGIDAVDIYGLSEVMGPGVANECVETKDGPVIWEDHFYPEIIDPDTGQPVPEGQAGELVFTSLTKQAMPVIRYRTRDLTCLLPPTARSMRRMGKITGRSDDMLIVRGVNLFPTQVEELVLKTGRLAPHYQLVLTRSGALDELEILAEPRPELDGMPEGERAALGAQLAHAIKAHIGVNASVRVLECGAVERTLTGKARRVVDRRPK